The following DNA comes from Streptomyces sp. NBC_00690.
GCCCTGGGCGAAGGCGTCCAGACCGGCTTTGCTGGAGCCGTAGATGAAGTTGGTGCGGCGGGCGCGTTCGCCCGCGACTGACGAGAGCACCACCAGCGAGCCGTGCCCCTGGTTCTGGAGGGCCACCGCGCAGATCAGTCCGGCCGAGACGGCGCCCGTGTAGTTGGTCTGGGCGACGCGGACCGCGGCCGGGGGGTCGCCCTCGTCGTTCGCCTGGTCGCCGAGGACCCCGAACGCGAGCAGCACCAGGTCGATGTCCCCCTCGGCGAAGACCTTTCCGAGTACCTCTTCGTGCGGAACCGGGTCGAGTGCATCGAAGGGCACGGTGCGCACCTCTGCGCCGAGCGTGCGCAGCGAGCCGGCCGCGGCCTCCAACTCGGGGGAGGGCCGGCCGGCCAACCAGACCGTACGGACGCGGCGGGCGATCATCCGCCGGGCGACGGCCAGCCCGATCTCCGATGTGCCGCCGAGGACGAGGAGGGACTGCGGGGTGCCGAAGGCGTCCTTCATGCCGGATGACTCCTTGGGGTGTGTTCTGACTGCTGGATCGGGGCAGGGCGCGGAACGGCCGCGGTGTCAGAGGGCGAGGCGACGAGCCAGGTCGGAGCTGAAGACCCCCTGCGGGTCCAGTCGGGCTCGTAGTTCGCGGAAGTCCGCGAGCCGCGGATACATGCCGTCGAGGAGTTCGGGGCGGAGCCGGGAGTCCTTGGCGAGGTAGATCCGTCCGCCCGCCGCCGCGACCTCCTCGTCGAGTTCGTCGAGGAAGTCGCCCAGACCGTCCAGCCCGGCGGGAACGTCCAGCGCGAGCGTCCAGCCGGGCATGGGGAAGGAGAGCCAGCCGGGGTCCGCCGCGCCGAAGCGCTTCAGCACGGCGAGGAAGGAGGGGCAGCCCCGTTCGGCGATGCGTCGGACGATGCGCCGCAGGGCTTCCTCCTGGCCGTGGCCGACCACGAACTGGTACTGGACGAATCCGTCGGGGCCGTAGATCCGGTTCCAGTGCGGTACGGCGTCCAGGGGGTGGAAGAACCTGGTCAGCGGCTGGAGTTCGGCTCTGCGGGACCGTGGTGCCCGGTGGTACCAGAAGGCGTTGAAGAGTCCCACCGAGGTTCGGTTGAGCAGTCCCCGCGGTACGTGGGCGGGGGGTGCGGGCAGCCGTCCCGGACGGAAGGCCAGTGGTGTCCGTCGGGCCCGGGCGTCCAACGCGTCCAGTGGGGCGTGCTCCCCGCGGGTGAGGACCGCACGTCCGAGGGATCGGCCGCGGGCGAGGAGGTCGATCCAGGCGACGGAGTAGCGGTAGCGGTGGTCGTCGGTGGTGAGTCTGGACAGCAGATCGTCCAGGTCGGTGGCGCGCTCGGTGTCCACCGCCACCAAGGAGGTCTCCACCCGGTGCAGCCGTACGGTCGCGGACAGGACCACTCCGGTGAGTCCCATGCCGCCCGCCGTGGCGTCGAAGAGGGCGGTGCCGGGCCGAACGGTCTGGATCTCGCCGTCGGCGGTCAGCAGGTCGATGGATTCCACATGGCGCGAGAAGGAGCCGCTGACGTGGTGGTTCTTGCCGTGGATGTCCGCACCGAACGCGCCTCCCACGGTCACTTGTCGGGTGCCGGGTGTCACCGGGACGAACCAGCCGAGCGGGAGCAGCACCTCCATCAGTTGGTGCAGGCTCACTCCGGCGTCACAGGTCACGGTTCCGCTGTGCGTGTCGATGCCGTGGATGCGGGCGAGAGCGGTCATGTCGAGCACACAGCCGCCGGCGTTCTGGGCGGCGTCGCCGTAGGCACGCCCGAGACCTCGTGCGATCCCGCCCCGCGCGCCCAGGCTCCGGACCACTGCCGCGGTCTGCTCGGCGGAGCGCGGACGCACCATCCGTGCGGTGGTCGGTGCCGTACGTCCCCAGCCGCTCAGTCGGACGAACGGATCGGCCTCGTCGAGGAGGCTCGATGGGGTGCCGGTGTCCACGAAGCCGTCGGGCGGAGCGGGGTCAGAGGGAGTGTCGACAGACATAGCGTCGACCGTATAGCCGGTTATGCCCGCATTTTCGTAGTGTCTTGCTGACTCGCCGAAATGGGTGATTAAACGAGTGTCATCAAAGAATGGCGTGAAAACTGGGCGATCGCCCAGAAGAGTCGCCCCTGGTTCATGGGAAGGGGTGGTGGATGACCGACGCAGTGGACACCGGATGTGCCGGACACGCCGAGGCGGACCGCGGCCGGGCTGCGACCGATGGTGGATGGCTGGCCGCCGATCGACGGCTGCTGTCCGCGATGCGGGAGTGCGGCGCCCAGCCGGAGATCGCCGCGGTCGCCCGAGCGCTCTCCTTCGTCGGTGAACACGGCGCGCTCTGGCTCGCCGCCGGCCTGGTGCACGCGGCAGTGGACCGGAAACGCCGGAGGGCGTGGCTCCGGGCGACGGTCGTGGTCGGCGGGGCGCATCTCGTGAGCGTGGGCGTCAAACGGGTGGTGCGCAGAGCACGCCCCGGCGCGACTTCTTACCCACCTGCGCCGAACGGAACGGAAGCCGGCGCCCCGGGGCGCAGGTGGCAAGAAGACGCCTGTGCCTCCGGTACCACCCATACCGCCCGTGCCTCCAGTACTGCCCGTACCGCCTGTGCCGTCCGCCCGGGTGTGTACGCCTCGAAGCGGGACGACGCGCAGCGGTCGTCCGGGCCATCCGCATGGCCACCCCTGGTGAGCACCGCAGGCCGCTACTCCTTCCCCAGTTCCCACGCCACCTCGGCCGCCGCGGCTGCCGTAGCCTTCGGCGCCCTGCTGCCCGCGGCGCGGCGGCTGCTGCCCCCGGTCGCTGCCGCCATGTGCGTCTCCCGGCTCGTCGTCGGCGTCCACTACCCCACCGACATCGCCGCAGGTGCCGCGCTCGGCGGGCTCGCCGCCCACCTCGGACACCGTTGGACGCTCCGCCCCCTCGCCGTGGGAGGAGGGCATGATGAATGAACCCGGCACCGCCCTGCTGGTACGGCCCGAGCGGGGGTCCAGGCGCTCGCCCGCGCCGCCCCGCGGCGGTCTGCTGGCCGGGCTGCTGAGGACCGCCAGACCCCGGCAGTGGGTCAAGAACCTGCTGGTCCTCGCCGCGCCCGCCGCCGCGGGCGAACTGGATTCCCGATCCACGGCGGCCCGGCTCGCGGTCGTCTTTGTCCTCTTCACCGCTGCCGCGGCGGCCGTCTATCTGATCAACGATGCCCGGGACGCTGAAGCGGACCGCGCCCATCCGGTCAAGTGTCGCCGCCCGGTCGCCGCCGGGCTGGTGCCCGTACAGCTGGCCTACGTCGTCGGCGCACTCCTCGCCGCCCTCGCCGTGGCGGGCGCCGCCGCCTTCTGCAACGCCATGACCGGGGCGCTGATCACCGCGTACCTCTCCATGCAACTCGCCTACTGCATCTGGCTGAAACACGTACTCGTCGTCGATATGGCCGTCGTCACCACCGGCTTTCTGCTGCGTGCCATGACCGGAGGAGTGGCACTCGACATTCCGCTCTCCCGGTGGTTCCTGATCACCACGGGGTTCGGAGCGCTGTTCATGGTGGCGGCCAAGCGCTACTCGGAAGCCGTGCAGATGGACGGCAGGGGCGGCGGCAAGGGCGCGACCAGGGCCCTGCTGAGCGAGTACACCACCGGCTATCTGCGTTTCGTCTGGCAGCTCGCGGCCTCGGTCGCCGTACTCGCCTACTGCCTCTGGGCCCTGGAGAACGGCGTCCCGAACGAGTCCGCACTGCTGCCCTGGCGGCAACTCTCGATGATCGCCTTCATCCTCGCGGTCCTGCGGTACGCCGTGTTCGCCGATCGCGGGACGGCCGGTGAACCCGAGGACGTGGTGCTGGGCGACCGGGCGCTGGCGGTGATCGGTCTGGTGTGGGCCGCGATGTATGCGTGCGCAGTCGCCGGACTGTGATCTTCCGATGCATGATCCGGCCACTGCCGACGGCAACGGAGGGTAGGCGTAGGCCATGGATTGGTTGACCAAGCTCCCCGTCGTCGGGCCCACCGTCGTCCGGCTGATGCAGACGCACGCCTGGCGTTCCTACGAGACGCTGGAACGAGTGCACTGGACCCGGCTCGCCGCGGCCATCACCTTCCTGAGTTTCCTGGCGCTCTTCCCGCTGATCACGGTCGCCGCCGCAGTCGGGGCCGCACTGCTCAGCGACGACCAGCTCGGCAAGCTGGAGGACAAGGTCAGCGAGCAGGTGCCGGGCATTTCCGAACAGCTCAACATCGACTCGCTGGTGGCCAATGCCGGCACGGTCGGTCTGGTCGCCGGTGCGCTGCTGCTGCTGACCGGCATCGGCTGGGTCGGCGCCATGCGGGACTGTCTGCGCGCCGTGTGGGGGACCGACGACGAGGACGAGGGCAACCCCTTCGTCCGCAAGGCCAAGGACGCGGGCGTACTGCTGGGTCTCGGCGCGACCGCGCTGGTCTCCCTCGGCGCCTCTGCGCTCGGCTCCAGCGCGGTGGGCTGGACGGCGGATCGGCTCGGCCTCGACAAGGACGGCGCCTGGGGAGTGCTGCTGTCCGTCGTGGCGATCGCCATCGCCGTCCTCGCGGACTTCCTGATGCTGCTCTATCTGCTCACCCTGCTACCAGGTGCCCAGCCCGAGCGGCGCCGACTGATCGTGGCCGGGCTGATCGGCGCCGTCGGATTCGAACTGCTGAAGCTGCTCCTGAGCGGCTATATGGCGGGTGTGGCGTCCAAGAGCATGTACGGGGCCTTCGGCGTACCGATCGCCCTGCTGCTGTGGATCAACTTCACGGCGAAACTGCTGCTGTTCTGTGCGGCCTGGACGGCGACCCCCAGCAGGAGTTCGGCGATCGTGGCGGACATCGAGGGACCGAAGGCACCGCGGGCGACCTGAAGGCCGTCCCAGAAGGATGCGTGCGACCCCATCTCGCCGGCCCTCCGCCGCAACCGATGAATTCCGCTCCCGTGCCTGGTCAACCTCGGTGGAGCAGGAACACACAGATGGGAGCAGCACATGGGACAGCTGGTCGTGGTCAACTTCGTATCGTTGGACGGCGTCACGCAGTCGGTCCTCTCGGCCGACGAGGACCGGGACGGTGGGTTCGATCGGGGTGGTTGGGTGCTGCCCTATGTCGACGAGGTGGTGGAGCGGTTCATGAGCGGGGCCACGGCTGGTGCCGGAGCCCTGCTGCTGGGCCGTAGGACGTATGAGATCTTCGCGGCCACATGGCCGTACGCCGATATGAACGACCCCGCGGTGGCCGCGATGAACGCGATGCCCAAGTACGTGGCCTCCCGCACAGTCAGGGATCTGACGTGGGCGAACTCCACCGTCCTCGGTGCCGATCTGGCGGCGGAGGTCAGCCGCATCAAGGCCGCGTCCGAGCGCGAGACGGTGGTGTTGGGCAGCGGGGGACTGCTCGGGACCCTGATCGAACACGACCTCGTCGATGAGTACCGGCTGCTGGTCTTTCCGCTGGTCCTGGGCGGCGGGAAGCAACTCTTCGCCGACGGCCAGAGCGCCCGCCGTCTGACGCTGACCGCGACGCAGCCGACACCGTCCGGCGTCTTGATCAACACATATCGCCGCGCTGAAGGCTGAGGGCCTCTCCGCCAGGCCCTTCACCAGGCCCCTTCACCAGGCCCCTTCACCAGGTCCCTTCACCAGGCCGGGAACCCGCCCCCGGACCGGGACTCCTTCGAGGGCCGCCTGACCGGGCCCCCGGTCACCCCCGGTGGGAGGGCCAGCGCCGGTTCACCACGAAGAACGCACCGGCGAGCGCCACCAGCACACCGCCCACGATCGCCAGGGCGATCCCGACGCCCCCGGAGGACTCCTCCCGGGCGATGGCCACCGGCTTCGCCTGCGTACCGTCCTTCCCCGGGCCGGCGCCGACCGCCTCCTTGAGGCGTGCCGAGCGCGGCGGCACCAGCTCGCCGACCGGGGTGACCTTCCCACCGGCCGCGAAACCCCAGTCGAGCAGTCGGGCGGTCTCCTTGTAGACGGCCTGGCTCTCATCCGATTCGGGGTTCATGACGGTGACCAGCAGCACCTTTCCGCCCCGTTCGGCGACCCCGGTGAACGTCGAACCCGCATGGGTGGTGTTGCCGTTCTTGACGCCCGCGATCCCCGGGTACGGGGTGACGCCGTCCTCACCGGTCAGCAGTCGGTTGGTGTTCTGGATCTCGAAGGTCTCGCGCTTGTTCCCGTCCATCTCGCCCGGGAACTGGGCGCGGACGGTGGCGGCGTAGTCCCGGAAGTCCTTCTTCTGCATTCCGTTGCGCGCGATGAGCGTCAGGTCGTACGCGGAGGAGACCTGGCCGGCGGCGTCATAGCCGTCGGGTGAGGCGACCCGGGTGTCCAGCGCCTGCAACTCCTCCGCGTGGGCCTGCATGTCCTGGACGGTCTTGGGGATGCCGCCGTTCATGGCCGACAGGACGTGGACGGCGTCATTGCCGGAACGGAGGAAGACTCCCAGCCAGAGGTCGTTGACGGTGTAGGTGAGCTCCTCCTTCACCCCGACGAGACTGCTGTTGGTGCCGACCTCGGAGAGTTCGGCGGCGGAGACCTTGTGGGTGGCCTCCTTCGGCAGTTTCGGCAGCAGGGTGTCGGCGAAGAGCATCTTGATCGTCGAGGCCGGTGGCAGTCGCCAGTGGGCGTTGTGGGACGCGAGTACGGCCCCGCTCTCGGCGTCCGCCACGATCCAGGACCTGCTGCTGATGTCCTTGGGGAGCACGGGCGCACCCGTGCCGAGGTTGACCTGGGTGCCCGCCTTGCCGAGTTGCGCCCCGCCGACCGTGGACATCACCGACGGGGGATTCGGCTGCTTGCGCGCCTTGCCGTCGGTCGTACGCTCATGAGTGTCCGCAGCGGCGGGCGCGGCGACGAGCAGCGGCAGCAGCGAGGCGGCGGTGACCGCCGACGCGGTCCGGCGCACGGCCTTCATCGTGATCATCTTCAAAGCAGGCACGTGCGTGAAATTACAGTGCTGATCAGAAAATATGCTTATCGGGTTGATGACTCGCCGGGAACGCCGCCGAGACGGCCCACCCCACCCACCTCGACCGATGAACGGCAGCGATACTGGACGGATGAAGCTCAACCGCCCCACATCCTGGTTCCTGCTCGCGTTCGGGGTGTGGAGCTGGTTCATCTGGGTCACCTTCGTCAAAAACCTTTGGCAGGACGGCAGCGGACTCGCCTTCGACGACGCGGGCGATCCCACGGGCTACTTCTGGGTTCATCTGCTGCTCGCCATCACGTCCTTCCTT
Coding sequences within:
- a CDS encoding SCO4848 family membrane protein — its product is MKLNRPTSWFLLAFGVWSWFIWVTFVKNLWQDGSGLAFDDAGDPTGYFWVHLLLAITSFLLGTVVGLIGLRGVRALRREEREE
- a CDS encoding D-alanyl-D-alanine carboxypeptidase family protein — protein: MKAVRRTASAVTAASLLPLLVAAPAAADTHERTTDGKARKQPNPPSVMSTVGGAQLGKAGTQVNLGTGAPVLPKDISSRSWIVADAESGAVLASHNAHWRLPPASTIKMLFADTLLPKLPKEATHKVSAAELSEVGTNSSLVGVKEELTYTVNDLWLGVFLRSGNDAVHVLSAMNGGIPKTVQDMQAHAEELQALDTRVASPDGYDAAGQVSSAYDLTLIARNGMQKKDFRDYAATVRAQFPGEMDGNKRETFEIQNTNRLLTGEDGVTPYPGIAGVKNGNTTHAGSTFTGVAERGGKVLLVTVMNPESDESQAVYKETARLLDWGFAAGGKVTPVGELVPPRSARLKEAVGAGPGKDGTQAKPVAIAREESSGGVGIALAIVGGVLVALAGAFFVVNRRWPSHRG
- a CDS encoding phosphatase PAP2 family protein, with the translated sequence MTDAVDTGCAGHAEADRGRAATDGGWLAADRRLLSAMRECGAQPEIAAVARALSFVGEHGALWLAAGLVHAAVDRKRRRAWLRATVVVGGAHLVSVGVKRVVRRARPGATSYPPAPNGTEAGAPGRRWQEDACASGTTHTARASSTARTACAVRPGVYASKRDDAQRSSGPSAWPPLVSTAGRYSFPSSHATSAAAAAVAFGALLPAARRLLPPVAAAMCVSRLVVGVHYPTDIAAGAALGGLAAHLGHRWTLRPLAVGGGHDE
- a CDS encoding YihY/virulence factor BrkB family protein, which codes for MDWLTKLPVVGPTVVRLMQTHAWRSYETLERVHWTRLAAAITFLSFLALFPLITVAAAVGAALLSDDQLGKLEDKVSEQVPGISEQLNIDSLVANAGTVGLVAGALLLLTGIGWVGAMRDCLRAVWGTDDEDEGNPFVRKAKDAGVLLGLGATALVSLGASALGSSAVGWTADRLGLDKDGAWGVLLSVVAIAIAVLADFLMLLYLLTLLPGAQPERRRLIVAGLIGAVGFELLKLLLSGYMAGVASKSMYGAFGVPIALLLWINFTAKLLLFCAAWTATPSRSSAIVADIEGPKAPRAT
- a CDS encoding decaprenylphospho-beta-D-erythro-pentofuranosid-2-ulose 2-reductase; this translates as MKDAFGTPQSLLVLGGTSEIGLAVARRMIARRVRTVWLAGRPSPELEAAAGSLRTLGAEVRTVPFDALDPVPHEEVLGKVFAEGDIDLVLLAFGVLGDQANDEGDPPAAVRVAQTNYTGAVSAGLICAVALQNQGHGSLVVLSSVAGERARRTNFIYGSSKAGLDAFAQGLGDALHGTGVHVMVVRPGFVRTRMTAGMPEAPLATTPEAVATAVELGLRRRSEAIWVPGVLRVVMTALRHAPRGLFRRLPL
- a CDS encoding decaprenyl-phosphate phosphoribosyltransferase; protein product: MNEPGTALLVRPERGSRRSPAPPRGGLLAGLLRTARPRQWVKNLLVLAAPAAAGELDSRSTAARLAVVFVLFTAAAAAVYLINDARDAEADRAHPVKCRRPVAAGLVPVQLAYVVGALLAALAVAGAAAFCNAMTGALITAYLSMQLAYCIWLKHVLVVDMAVVTTGFLLRAMTGGVALDIPLSRWFLITTGFGALFMVAAKRYSEAVQMDGRGGGKGATRALLSEYTTGYLRFVWQLAASVAVLAYCLWALENGVPNESALLPWRQLSMIAFILAVLRYAVFADRGTAGEPEDVVLGDRALAVIGLVWAAMYACAVAGL
- a CDS encoding FAD-binding oxidoreductase; the encoded protein is MVRPRSAEQTAAVVRSLGARGGIARGLGRAYGDAAQNAGGCVLDMTALARIHGIDTHSGTVTCDAGVSLHQLMEVLLPLGWFVPVTPGTRQVTVGGAFGADIHGKNHHVSGSFSRHVESIDLLTADGEIQTVRPGTALFDATAGGMGLTGVVLSATVRLHRVETSLVAVDTERATDLDDLLSRLTTDDHRYRYSVAWIDLLARGRSLGRAVLTRGEHAPLDALDARARRTPLAFRPGRLPAPPAHVPRGLLNRTSVGLFNAFWYHRAPRSRRAELQPLTRFFHPLDAVPHWNRIYGPDGFVQYQFVVGHGQEEALRRIVRRIAERGCPSFLAVLKRFGAADPGWLSFPMPGWTLALDVPAGLDGLGDFLDELDEEVAAAGGRIYLAKDSRLRPELLDGMYPRLADFRELRARLDPQGVFSSDLARRLAL
- a CDS encoding dihydrofolate reductase family protein, whose product is MGQLVVVNFVSLDGVTQSVLSADEDRDGGFDRGGWVLPYVDEVVERFMSGATAGAGALLLGRRTYEIFAATWPYADMNDPAVAAMNAMPKYVASRTVRDLTWANSTVLGADLAAEVSRIKAASERETVVLGSGGLLGTLIEHDLVDEYRLLVFPLVLGGGKQLFADGQSARRLTLTATQPTPSGVLINTYRRAEG